A region from the Streptosporangium sp. NBC_01756 genome encodes:
- a CDS encoding ABC transporter permease — MMMRTLRAAARLWPVPVVLGIWEFAARAAGNLSFPPPTEIAGGMHRMWLTGPAERLWLSDAALTNIPASVGRLLAGWLVAGVAGTALGIALGRSPVLFRFLDPLVQFARAIPPPMLLPFFMALFAIGTWTQINVIVFGVIWPILINTAQGTRHVDRMHLETAEVFGLSRGQRLLRVILPSAMPSIFAGLRVSLSLALILMVISELVGSTDGIGFQLLDAQRSYDLPGVWGTIVVIGVLGYALNSAFLAAERRILSWHRTARQTS, encoded by the coding sequence ATGATGATGCGGACCCTGCGCGCCGCAGCCCGCCTGTGGCCGGTTCCGGTCGTGCTGGGGATATGGGAGTTCGCCGCCCGTGCCGCGGGCAACCTGTCCTTCCCCCCTCCGACGGAGATCGCCGGTGGCATGCACAGGATGTGGCTCACCGGTCCTGCCGAGCGGCTGTGGCTCAGCGACGCGGCGCTGACCAACATCCCGGCGAGCGTCGGCCGGCTGCTGGCCGGATGGCTGGTGGCGGGAGTGGCCGGAACGGCTCTCGGGATCGCGCTCGGCCGCTCCCCCGTGCTCTTCCGGTTCCTGGACCCCCTCGTCCAGTTCGCCCGCGCCATCCCCCCTCCCATGCTTCTGCCCTTCTTCATGGCCCTGTTCGCCATCGGCACGTGGACGCAGATCAACGTGATCGTGTTCGGCGTCATCTGGCCGATCCTGATCAACACCGCCCAGGGGACCCGGCACGTCGACCGCATGCACCTGGAGACCGCCGAAGTCTTCGGCCTGTCACGGGGGCAGCGGTTACTGCGGGTCATCCTGCCCTCGGCGATGCCGAGCATCTTCGCCGGCCTGCGGGTCAGCCTCTCCCTGGCACTGATCCTGATGGTCATCTCCGAGCTGGTGGGCAGCACCGACGGGATCGGCTTCCAGCTTCTGGACGCCCAGAGGTCCTACGACCTCCCCGGCGTGTGGGGGACCATCGTCGTGATCGGCGTCCTGGGATACGCGTTGAACTCGGCGTTCCTCGCGGCCGAACGGCGCATCCTGTCGTGGCACCGGACCGCCAGGCAGACGAGCTGA